ACAGAAGGTAAAAAATAATATCGAGCCGATATGCAGCATGAAAAACCGGGTAGTTTTTGTCGTTTAACATACGTGCCGAGGTGGCATAATTTAATAACGACAAAAAAAGGTGTTGAATGTATTTGGCATAAGTATACCTAATGGTAGCAAACAGGATTATGGCTAAAAAAATAACGATGGTTAACCAATCGGAGTTTGAATTATCTCTTTCGCGGTTTGGCAGCACCACTTTCGGAATTGATAGCTGCTCTGTTTTTAACTCGTGGTGTTGGCGTGCCTGAATATATTTTGAACTGTCAATAAGTAGTTTATTCTCCTGGTTTAATCGCCACTGCCTAATTTGAGTTGCGGTATAGGTCCTTTTTTCTTGTTTGGGTACAACCGTTTCGCGCCTTTCAAACGATGTTAACGATTGTGGACGCTGGCGCTGTAAATTATGCTCAATCGATTTATTAACCGGAAGAGTTTCAATTAGGTTTCTTCCTGTAATCGTATCCTGGAATGTGTAATTTGCCGCCATATTTTGTTGCGGCAAAGATACCAAAATATTAAAATCAGAAGGATAAAAAGAAACAACAACTAAAGCCTGAATTTAGGCTTACTAACAAGGTAATTTTTGTTTCTTTGCAAAAAATATAAATAGATAAAAGAGGCAAATAATGATTTACCTGGCTCCATTACAGGGTTTTACCGATTTTGTTTACAGAGCAGCTCATGCAGCGGTTTTTAATTCAATTGATGCTTATTTTATTCCTTATATTTCGCTGAAGCACAACAAGATTTTACCAAAGTATTTTCGCGAGATTTCGCCACAGAATAACCGGCAAATGCGTGTTGTACCACAAGTGCTCGCTAAAGATGGTAATGAACTGGCGCTAATGGCGAAGCAACTTCTTGATTTAGGTTATGCTGAAATTAACCTGAACCTGGGGTGTCCGTATCCGATGGTTACCAACCGGGGTAAGGGGGCTGGTTTGTTGGCAACACCGGCTAAAGTTAACGAAATACTGGAACGTTTTTTTAGTACATCTGAAGGAGAACTTTCGGTAAAATTAAGGTCGGGTTTGCAATCAGATTCTGAGTTGAGCTCCGTAATTGATGTGCTGAACCAGTTTCCGATAAAAGAGGTAATTTATCATCCCCGTGTGGCCAGCCAGTTGTATTCTGGAGAAATTGACGAGAATGCCTATTTGTTTGCCAGTCAGCAGTTAAAGCACAGGCTTGTTTATAATGGCGATATTTTTTCAGTAAAAACTTACACGGAAAAAAATGAGATGTTTTTGCAAACAAGCGACTGGATGTTGGGACGTGGAGTTCTGATGAATCCTTTGCTGCCGAATGAAATTATGGGCGTGCAATTGTCAAAAGAGAAGCGCGATAGTTTGCTTTTTTTATTTCATAAATACGTGTTGGAAGGCTATCTGGAAGCCATGGATAACGAAGGCAATGCCTTGAATAAAATGAAGCAGTTTTGGATTTATTTTTCACATCGTTTTCCTGCTCATAAAAAGGTATTTAAACTGGTTAAGAAAGCAAAAGATATGAATAAGTATCAGTCTGTAATTCGAACAGCATTCGACCAATTGTGACTGTTTGGTTGCTACTCATATTATTAATTCGAGGAGCAGTTTTCGCGTTCATATTTTTCCATTAAGGCCATTAGCAGATACATTTCTTTAACCTCACCTTCCGATTGTGGTGCGCTGCAAATTGCTAAAAACCTGTCTAAGGCCTCGCGGTAATCATCTTCTGTGTCAATTTCGTAATTCATTTGTTAGTGAGCATCCAACCAATTATCGGCGGCATTACTTTCAACGGTTAATTGCACACCAATGTTCACTGCATTTTCCATTTCTTCCTTTACCATTTTCTTCATTGCATCCAGCTCCGGTTTGAACACATCAAAATTCAATTCATCATGTACCTGTAAAATCATTCTCGATTTTAACTGCTGCTCTTCCATTTTATTATGAATATTGATCATGGCAATTTTAATAATATCAGCAGCAGAGCCCTGAATTGGTGCATTTATCGCATTTCGTTCGGCCATTCCGCGAACCACAGCATTGGCCGAATTTATATCGTTTAGGTAGCGGCGCCGGCCTTTAATTGTTTCAACATAACCGTTTTCGCGGGCTAGTGTTATTTGCTTATCCATAAAAGCTTTTATTTTCGGAAAATTCTCGAAATAGCCATCAATAAGCTGCTTGGCTTCTGTGCGTGGAATATTTAAACGCTGCGATAAGCCGAAGGCTGAAATGCCGTAAATTATTCCAAAGTTTGCTGTTTTTGCTTTTCGGCGCATATCGGCATCTACCTTTTCTTCTTCCACCTGGTATATTTTCGAAGCCGTTATGGCATGAATATCTTTGCCCTCGTTAAAGGCACGTTGCATTTCTTCATCGCCACTCAGGGCAGCCATAATTCGCAATTCAATTTGCGAGTAGTCGGCCGAAAAGAAAGTATGCTCATCATCGGAAGGAATGAAGGCTTTTCTTATCTCTCTTCCCGCAGCATCGCGTATTGGTATGTTTTGCAGGTTGGGATTTACCGAACTTAAACGTCCGGTAGCGGCAATTGCCTGATTATAAGAGGTGTGTATTTTTCCGGTTTTTGGATTTACAAGCAGGGGCAAGGCTTCTACATAAGTTGAAAGTAGCTTTTTTAAGCCCCTGAAATCCAGAATTTTTTGTACAATCGGGTGCTTGTCAACCAAACGAATTAGCACATCTTCAGAAGTAGAGTATTGTTTGGTTTTGGTTTTTTTGGCGTTGGTGTCAATTTTAAGTTTCTCAAAAAGTATAGGTCCCAGCTGTTTGGGCGACGAGACATTAAAGGTTTCGCCGGCAAGCTCAATAATGGCTTTTTCAAGGTCGATTATTTGCTCGCGCAAAACAACTGCGTATTTATTCAGTTCTTCAGAATTAAGTGTTACCCCGGTGCTTTCCATTTTTACCAAAACCGGAATTAAAGGCATTTCCAGTGTTTCAAAAAGTTCGCGAACATTGGTTTTATCCAGTTCCGGATCCAGGGCATTTTTTAACTGAAGCGTTAAATCGGCATCTTCGCACGCATAGTCGCGAAGTTTTTCGGTAGCCACCGATCGCATTGTTAGCTGGTTCTTGCCTTTTTTCCCAATCAGCTGTTCGGTAGGTACTTTCTCGTAATTCAGGTATTGCAAACACAATTGATCGAGGTTGTGTTTCATATCGGGTTGAACAAGGTAATGGGCCAGCATAGTATCGTATAGTTTTCCTTTGACTTCAATACCATAGTTGTTCAGAATAAGAATGTCAAACTTAATGTTTTGCCCAATTTTAGTGATGTTGGTATCGGCAAATAATGCTTTAAATTCATTCATTATTTGTTGCGCTTCATCGCGGTTTGGGGGCAAAGTTACGCAGTAAGCTTCGTGCGGACGAAAAGCAAACGACATACAAACAATCTCGGCTACCTGGGTGTCGAGGCCAGTAGTTTCGGTATCAAAACAAAATTCTTTCTGAACGGAAAGTTCGGCACGCAAACTGGCTCGTTGCAATTCGTTTTCAATTAGGTAATACTGGTGTGGAACCGATGATATATTCTCTTTTGTAGCCGGTATTTCTGGTGCAACCTCTTCAGAGCTGCCAAATAAAGTCCCTTGTGTTGCTGATAATTCAGGAGCATCAACAAGTTTCAATCTCGAGATAAGTGTTTTAAACTCCAGCTCATCAAAAAGTTTTTTCAGGTCTTCTTTTTTAATCTCATCACGCATCAGTTGTTTCTTATCAAAATCAACCGGAGCATCGGTTATAATTGTTGCTAAAACTTTTGAAAGTTTAACCTGTTCTTCGTTTTCTTCCAGCCGCTCTTTTTGTTTGCCTTTCAGGTCGTTGGTGTTTTTATAAAGCTCTTCAATGCTTCCGTATTGGGCAATCAGTTTTTGGGCAGTTTTTGGGCCAACACCGGGGCATCCTGGAATATTATCAGCCGAATCGCCCATTAGCCCGAGAATATCAATTACCTGGTCGGCGGTTTCAATGCCAAAATTTTCCTGTACTTCGGGCAGGCCCCACACTTCAACATCTCCTCCGCCCTTACCCGGTTTGTACATAAATACTTTATCCGAAACCAGTTGGGCATAGTCTTTATCGGGGGTCATCATGTAAGTAGTAAATCCTTCTTTTTCTGCCTTTTTGGCCAGTGTGCCAATAACATCATCAGCTTCATATCCGGCTTTTTCAATAATCGGAATATTAAAGGCTTCAATAATTTTACGAATGTAGGGGATTGATTTTCGCAGGTCTTCCGGCATTTCTTCGCGGTTAGCTTTGTATTCGCTAAACATTTCGTGCCTGAAGGTTGGGGCCGAAACATCAAAAACTACCGCAAGGTACTCCGGGTTTTCTTTTTCAATAAGCTGAACTAAGGTGTTGGTTACCCCAAGCATAGCCGAGGTGTTTACCCCTTTTGAGTTAAAACGTGGATTGCGGATAAAGGCAAAATAACTACGGTAAATCAGTGCAAATGCATCTAAAAGAAAAAGTTTTTGCTGTTTATTTTCAGGCATAATTTAAATTTTCAAGGGTTTAGAATTTACTTGTTGTCTTCGGCAAACCACTCGGCGTAAGAGGTTGCTGTTTCGTAAAGCCGAATGCTGTATAATGAAACACTTGATGGTAATACTTGTTGAAGAATATGAGCAAAATGTACACACATATTTTCTGATGTGGGTTGAAAATCAAACACAATTACACGATCTGTAATCTCCGAAAGATGTGACTTGTGTTTATTTGCATAGGTTTTGCTTACCACAAGACTATGGTCGAAGACCGAAACAATTTTGTCTTTCACCAGCTTTTTGAGCTTTCCAAAATCCAGTACCATTCCGTCTTTTGGGTGGCCTTCCTCGTGTTTTATTTCGCCCAGCAAGGTTACTTCCATATTGTAGGTATGCCCGTGTATATTGCGGCACAATCCATCGTACTGGTAGAGTGCATGGGCCATTTCAAAATGAAACTTTTTGGTAACTCTTATTTTTGCCATTAAATTTTGTTTTTAGAGTGGTGAAATTACGTTTTTCTCCAGGCATTTTATTCATGAAAACAAGAAAAGACACTAAGATGTTGGCAGGAACAGATGTTCAAGCAATATTTTTAAGCCAATTGCAACAAGTATTATACCTCCAACGATTAGAGATTGATGGCTTCTTTTGGCCGATATGCATTTCCCAAACAACATGCCCAACATTGATGCGATAAAAGTAACCGGGCCTATCACCAGCACCGGGTAAAGTATGGGAACATCTAAAAAACCAAAACTTAGGCCAACCACCAAAGCGTCGATACTGGTTGCCACCGACAGGCCCAGCAATACGCTCCATTTAAAGGGATCAAAACTTTTTAAAGCCCCATCTTCCTTAATTCCGTCAACAATCATCTTCCCGCCAATAAAAGCAAGTAACCCAAAGGCTATCCAATGATCTACAGAGGCAATCAGGTCTTTTAACGCTTCACCTACTAGCCATCCAAGTACGGGGAATAGTGCCTGGAAAAAAGCCAGTGATGCAGCTACCAGAGCTGCCTGGTTAAATTTGATTTCTCTTTTCATTAATCCGCACGAAACGGAAACAGCAAAGGAGTCGAAACTTAATCCTATACCAATGAGTAAAAAAGTTATAAATTTTGCAGTCGTCATTATGTGCGGCAAAAGTAATAAAATATGTTTTTTCGCTGGTTTTGGATCTCCGTTTCAGCAGGGCACTGTAATTTTTTCTTAAATGTTGTTATAAAACTGAACCAAACTCGTCCAATATAACAGATGACCACTGATGAGTTTAAAAATAAAGTTCTTCCGTACTCGGTAAAGCTGTACCCGATGTTGTTTCGTATTCTTAAAAATGAGGAAGAAACCCGCGATGCCCTGCAGGAATTAATGCTCAGGCTATGGAAACGTAAGGAGGAACTGGATAATTGTAGCAACCAGTCGGGGTATATAATTACAATGGCGCGGAATTACAGCTTTGATTTACTAAAAAAGAAAAAACCGGAGTTAATGGATGATGCTCATGAGTACCGGCTTTTCAACAAGGAAGCGGAAGAAACAAGTCAGGATGTGAAGGAGAAATTTTACGAGGTACGAAAGGTGATTGACAATTTGCCGGAGAGATACCGGACGGTAATTCAGCTACGCGACATTGATGGATTTTCTTTTGAAGAGATTAAACAAATGACCGGATATGAAATTGCAAACCTGCGGGTAATCTTGTCGCGGGCAAGGCAGAAGGTAAAACAGGAAGTTGAAAAAATTTACAATTATGACACTACTGGAAAATATGCTAGGGAAATATTATAAGGGAGAAACTTCGTTGGAAGAAGAAAAAGAACTTAAATCAGCGGTTATAAATGACGCGGAGCAGTTAGTTGAGCAAAAAATATTTTCATTTTACCAGGAAGAGGCAGCTGTTCCGAAGGGGCTCGAATCGGATTTATTTGCCGCAATTGAAAAAGAAAGCAATAAAAAGAAAGGTACCCGTAGGCGCTTATATTCTATAATTTCTGCGGCGGCTATGGTCGTTATTGTGCTCTCTGTCTTTCTTGATGTAAAAACTAAAAAGAAAACAAAACTGGAAGATCAGTTTTTTGTAATGGAACAAGCTTTATTTCAGGTGTCAGAAAGTTTACAACCTATGCAAGAACAGGATGAAATGTTGGTGCTTTGGGTTGATGATGATGTAGAAATAATAATTAATTAGTGGGTTAAAATCAGCAGGTTAGTGGTTGTTTTTTTGTGAGCCCTTTAATGTGTAATAGTAGTAAAACAATAAAAATGGGAATAAAAATGAAAAAATTAGTTTTAATGGTGTTGGTAATCGGTATTTCACTGCCGGTATTGGCACAACAGTCTCAGAGTTTTTTTGAGCAGTTAACAGAAAAGTATGCAGAGCAGGATGGTTTTAGTGCCAGTCTGTTAAGTAGCGATATGTTTGAACTTTACCTTCGAAAGAAGAATATTGATGAAGATTCGGAACTGGCCGAGGCTCTTGAAAATCTCGATAATATTATGGTTGTTTCGCAAAGTAAGTTTGGACTGCACAGCACTGGGTTTTTTGAAGGCGATAATAAACCGGCAAAACAACCCAAAGCAGGAACTGCAGAATTGCACCAGGAAATTCTGGCACATTATAAGAAAAGTGCTTATTCATTACTGAAAACCGAAAAGCGAATGGGGGAAGATGTAAAAGTTTATTTGAAGCGTGATGATGGAGTAATTACAGCTTTAGCCTTGGTAACTAATTCGAATTCCGCTACTAACCTTATCGAGCTGTCAGGGAATATTGATTTGTCGAACGTTGCTTATTTGAACAAAGCGCTTAATCTTCGTGGTCTTGAAAATTTATATAAAATTGATAACTCGCGTTCAGGTTTTTTCTCCGGAGGGAGTGCATATCAGCCCTATCATTTTGATGAGGAACAAATAGCAGAGATGGAAGCACGTGCATTGGAAATGGCAGAAAAGGCAAGGCTTTCGGATGAGCAAATTGCTGAAATAGAAAAACAGGCGCAGATTCAATTTGAGAAGCAACGCGAGATGGCGGAGAAATACCGCGAGATGGCGGAGAAATACGGTAGGCAACCCATTTTTTTGAGTACTCCGGGCGATACCAATACCGTTTATTTTATAGATGGCAAGCAGGTAAAAAGCAAAGAAGTTAAAGATCTTTTAAAGAGGAGTGAAATTGAACAGCTTTCAAAAACAGAAGAGGATGGAAAAACCGTGATCAAAATAACAACAAAAAAGGCTCTCAACTGAGAGCCTTTTTTATGCTATTGTTTATTTAATTATTTGTGAACATGCACATCCATTTGCGGGAAAGGAATGTTAAGGCCTTCCTTATCAAAGGTTTTATAAACTTTTTCGGTTAAATCGAAATAAATTCCCCAATAATTAGCTGCTTCGGCCCAAACACGAACCACTAAGTTAACCGAACTATCTGCCAGCTCGCTAACTGCTATAAAGGGTTCTGCAGGATCGTTAATAATACGGTCGTCTTCTTTTATCAGCTTCATCAATACCTCTTTGGCTTTGTCAACATCATCGCCATAGCCAATACCAAAAGTAAAGTCAACACGCCGTTTTGGTTCAGCCGAAAAATTGGTTAACGAACCAGTTGATAACCCACCATTTGGAATAATAATGGTTTTGTTGTCCGGTGTTTTCAGAATCGTATTAAAAATCTGAATTTCGTTTACAATTCCCGAATGTCCCTGGGCATTAATAAAATCGCCAGCTTTAAAAGGCTTAAAAATCAGAATCATCACCCCGCCGGCAAAATTCTGCAATGTTCCTGATAAAGCCATACCTACCGCCAAACCGGCAGCACCTAAAATGGCAATAAACGAAGTCATCTGAACGCCCATCATCCCGATTACAGCAATCCAAAGCATCAGTTTTAATAAAATGCCAATCATACTGTTCAGAAATCCGCGCAACGAGGGGTCAACATTTTGTTTCTCAAATCGGCGGCGTAAAGCTCCCCTTATAATCGAGATAACCCATAAACCAATAAGAAGTGTGATAATGGCTCCCACTAATTTTGGGCCGTAAAACATTACTAAAGAGTAAAGCTGTTCTGAAAGATTTTCTACTTTTTCCATAATATTTGGTTGTTTTAAATTTATTGTAATATACAAACATTCTTGAAAAATGTTCAAAAAAAAGGGACTCAAATTAACTTGAGTCCCTTTTATAAAATGTTTTTAAAATTTAGTTGCTAGAGTACACCAACTCGCCTTTTAGGTAAATAAGCGTGTCGTTTACATTGGCAAAATTACTTATTTCCTCATCTTTTATACGAATGTTAAAAACGCGTTCGAGGTAGTAAGTAAAAATCGTCCAATCGATGTTGTCGAAATTCAGATCCTCAATAAACGAGGCGCTCAAACAAATGTTATCACGGGTAACACCTGTTTTTCGCAAAACCCGGTAGAGGTTTCTTCGTAACGACTTTTCTGCAATTGTTTCTGTTTCCATTATT
Above is a genomic segment from uncultured Draconibacterium sp. containing:
- a CDS encoding sigma-70 family RNA polymerase sigma factor, which encodes MTTDEFKNKVLPYSVKLYPMLFRILKNEEETRDALQELMLRLWKRKEELDNCSNQSGYIITMARNYSFDLLKKKKPELMDDAHEYRLFNKEAEETSQDVKEKFYEVRKVIDNLPERYRTVIQLRDIDGFSFEEIKQMTGYEIANLRVILSRARQKVKQEVEKIYNYDTTGKYAREIL
- a CDS encoding tRNA-dihydrouridine synthase family protein, coding for MIYLAPLQGFTDFVYRAAHAAVFNSIDAYFIPYISLKHNKILPKYFREISPQNNRQMRVVPQVLAKDGNELALMAKQLLDLGYAEINLNLGCPYPMVTNRGKGAGLLATPAKVNEILERFFSTSEGELSVKLRSGLQSDSELSSVIDVLNQFPIKEVIYHPRVASQLYSGEIDENAYLFASQQLKHRLVYNGDIFSVKTYTEKNEMFLQTSDWMLGRGVLMNPLLPNEIMGVQLSKEKRDSLLFLFHKYVLEGYLEAMDNEGNALNKMKQFWIYFSHRFPAHKKVFKLVKKAKDMNKYQSVIRTAFDQL
- a CDS encoding mechanosensitive ion channel domain-containing protein; the protein is MEKVENLSEQLYSLVMFYGPKLVGAIITLLIGLWVISIIRGALRRRFEKQNVDPSLRGFLNSMIGILLKLMLWIAVIGMMGVQMTSFIAILGAAGLAVGMALSGTLQNFAGGVMILIFKPFKAGDFINAQGHSGIVNEIQIFNTILKTPDNKTIIIPNGGLSTGSLTNFSAEPKRRVDFTFGIGYGDDVDKAKEVLMKLIKEDDRIINDPAEPFIAVSELADSSVNLVVRVWAEAANYWGIYFDLTEKVYKTFDKEGLNIPFPQMDVHVHK
- a CDS encoding acyl carrier protein, which gives rise to METETIAEKSLRRNLYRVLRKTGVTRDNICLSASFIEDLNFDNIDWTIFTYYLERVFNIRIKDEEISNFANVNDTLIYLKGELVYSSN
- a CDS encoding 6-carboxytetrahydropterin synthase translates to MAKIRVTKKFHFEMAHALYQYDGLCRNIHGHTYNMEVTLLGEIKHEEGHPKDGMVLDFGKLKKLVKDKIVSVFDHSLVVSKTYANKHKSHLSEITDRVIVFDFQPTSENMCVHFAHILQQVLPSSVSLYSIRLYETATSYAEWFAEDNK
- the polA gene encoding DNA polymerase I encodes the protein MPENKQQKLFLLDAFALIYRSYFAFIRNPRFNSKGVNTSAMLGVTNTLVQLIEKENPEYLAVVFDVSAPTFRHEMFSEYKANREEMPEDLRKSIPYIRKIIEAFNIPIIEKAGYEADDVIGTLAKKAEKEGFTTYMMTPDKDYAQLVSDKVFMYKPGKGGGDVEVWGLPEVQENFGIETADQVIDILGLMGDSADNIPGCPGVGPKTAQKLIAQYGSIEELYKNTNDLKGKQKERLEENEEQVKLSKVLATIITDAPVDFDKKQLMRDEIKKEDLKKLFDELEFKTLISRLKLVDAPELSATQGTLFGSSEEVAPEIPATKENISSVPHQYYLIENELQRASLRAELSVQKEFCFDTETTGLDTQVAEIVCMSFAFRPHEAYCVTLPPNRDEAQQIMNEFKALFADTNITKIGQNIKFDILILNNYGIEVKGKLYDTMLAHYLVQPDMKHNLDQLCLQYLNYEKVPTEQLIGKKGKNQLTMRSVATEKLRDYACEDADLTLQLKNALDPELDKTNVRELFETLEMPLIPVLVKMESTGVTLNSEELNKYAVVLREQIIDLEKAIIELAGETFNVSSPKQLGPILFEKLKIDTNAKKTKTKQYSTSEDVLIRLVDKHPIVQKILDFRGLKKLLSTYVEALPLLVNPKTGKIHTSYNQAIAATGRLSSVNPNLQNIPIRDAAGREIRKAFIPSDDEHTFFSADYSQIELRIMAALSGDEEMQRAFNEGKDIHAITASKIYQVEEEKVDADMRRKAKTANFGIIYGISAFGLSQRLNIPRTEAKQLIDGYFENFPKIKAFMDKQITLARENGYVETIKGRRRYLNDINSANAVVRGMAERNAINAPIQGSAADIIKIAMINIHNKMEEQQLKSRMILQVHDELNFDVFKPELDAMKKMVKEEMENAVNIGVQLTVESNAADNWLDAH
- a CDS encoding manganese efflux pump MntP family protein is translated as MTTAKFITFLLIGIGLSFDSFAVSVSCGLMKREIKFNQAALVAASLAFFQALFPVLGWLVGEALKDLIASVDHWIAFGLLAFIGGKMIVDGIKEDGALKSFDPFKWSVLLGLSVATSIDALVVGLSFGFLDVPILYPVLVIGPVTFIASMLGMLFGKCISAKRSHQSLIVGGIILVAIGLKILLEHLFLPTS
- a CDS encoding DUF4271 domain-containing protein, with amino-acid sequence MAANYTFQDTITGRNLIETLPVNKSIEHNLQRQRPQSLTSFERRETVVPKQEKRTYTATQIRQWRLNQENKLLIDSSKYIQARQHHELKTEQLSIPKVVLPNRERDNSNSDWLTIVIFLAIILFATIRYTYAKYIQHLFLSLLNYATSARMLNDKNYPVFHAAYRLDIIFYLLFATLIYQCLNLFKWENAMLNPQYFAFVFGAVLLYFFGKKLIYTVLGLLFETQNETREYLFNMDNFNRSLSIVLLPIVVLVAYAPLQTPLFIALSGIVILCIFNLMLLRRGIIILLKKQFSLYYLFLYLCTLEILPLLLIYKVVV
- a CDS encoding DUF4252 domain-containing protein; amino-acid sequence: MKKLVLMVLVIGISLPVLAQQSQSFFEQLTEKYAEQDGFSASLLSSDMFELYLRKKNIDEDSELAEALENLDNIMVVSQSKFGLHSTGFFEGDNKPAKQPKAGTAELHQEILAHYKKSAYSLLKTEKRMGEDVKVYLKRDDGVITALALVTNSNSATNLIELSGNIDLSNVAYLNKALNLRGLENLYKIDNSRSGFFSGGSAYQPYHFDEEQIAEMEARALEMAEKARLSDEQIAEIEKQAQIQFEKQREMAEKYREMAEKYGRQPIFLSTPGDTNTVYFIDGKQVKSKEVKDLLKRSEIEQLSKTEEDGKTVIKITTKKALN